A single region of the Gossypium arboreum isolate Shixiya-1 chromosome 12, ASM2569848v2, whole genome shotgun sequence genome encodes:
- the LOC108477840 gene encoding uncharacterized protein LOC108477840: MKGSESSKRAAPVKKKEAETNMVGIGSHHTSNLYPTQPRPRYHPLPNFYYPPQNPYYQAPPLYPVYATDNQRPFAMFLPNTRPAQNQPKNEQRLTKPNSEKPQFTPILVLYGELYPKLLEKQLISPHYMAPLKFPYPKWYGPNASCMYHAGNQWHSTENCLAFKRRVQGLIDAGILRFDGAGNTTGNLLPNHTEGNVSAVTKEDRWRAKSCVSEIKTLLRKIWEVMVEKGLFCHPNRIFKEGNTKSQYFGDFHGIEGHDIQSCFPYSVDRPLVIYYDAKKEQVKPKMIIEVPSPFPYKDNKAVLWKYDVNIIIPEGEKSKITTGNVSEVGHFTRSGRCYSKAVEPMKKTNDLKQKGKAPMHKAKVELENSSEQEVKRPVNEEEAHEFLKFIKHNE, translated from the exons ATGAAAGGTTCCGAGAGCTCGAAAAGGGCAGCACCTGTAAAGAAAAAAGAGGCAGAAACTAATATGGTGGGAATTGGGAGCCACCATACTTCTAATCTTTACCCAACCCAACCACGACCTCGATATCACCCGCTTCCAAACTTCTATTATCCTCCCCAAAACCCTTACTATCAAGCACCTCCTCTTTACCCCGTCTACGCCACAGATAACCAAAGACCATTTGCCATGTTCCTACCAAATACCAGGCCGGCTCAAAACCAACCCAAAAATGAACAAAGACTGACAAAACCCAATTCTGAAAAACCTCAATTCACCCCTATCCTCGTGTTATACGGAGAGctatacccaaaacttttggaaaaGCAATTAATATCCCCACATTATATGGCACCCCTGAAGTttccatacccaaaatggtatGGTCCTAATGCTAGTTGCATGTACCATGCCGGAAACCAATGGCATTCTACAGAAAATTGTTTGGCCTTTAAAAGGAGGGTTCAAGGTCTTATTGATGCAGGCATTCTACGATTTGATGGTGCAGGCAATACGACTGGAAATCTACTCCCTAACCACACTGAAGGGAACGTGAGCGCTGTGACAAAAGAAGATAGGTGGCGTGCCAAAAGTTGTGTTTCTGAAATAAAGACACTGCTGCGAAAGATCTGGGAGGTAATGGTTGAAAAGGGGCTGTTCTGTCATCCCAACAGAATTTTCAAAGAAGGAAATACAAAAAGTcaatattttggtgattttcatgGGATCGAGGGGCATGACATCCAGTCTT gtttccctTATAGTGTTGATCGACCATTGGTGATTTATTACGATGCAAAAAAGGAGCAAGTGAAACCAAAGATGATAATTGAAGttccatctcctttcccttacaaagacAACAAGGCAGTACTATGGAAATATGATGTCAACATTATCATACCTGAAGGTGAAAAATCCAAAATCACGACCGGAAATGTTAGTGAAGTAGGGCACTTCACCCGCAGCGGGAGGTGTTATTCTAAAGCGGTCGAACCAATGAAGAAGACTAATGACTTGAAGCAGAAAGGAAAGGCACCAATGCATAAGGCCAAGGTTGAACTTGAAAATTCATCTGAACAAGAAGTTAAAAGGCCTGTGAATGAAGAGGAAGCACATGAATTCTTAAAGTTCATCAAGCATAATGAATAG